CCCGACTGCTTGGTCTGGTGCCAGACTTCAGACTGGCGCCAACTGAAACTAACTGCACATTGGCGTCATTGGCGCAACAGCCGAAGGAATCCCTATCTTTAATGCGCCAACGAACGCCAATATGCGGTCGTTAGCACCAATGCAAAAAGACAAATGACACGGTGGACAATTACTCTTTTCTCGACAGCGTTCCTCCTGCTTGGACTGCAAAGTATCGGACAGCCAAAGCGAGATAAAGACACAACCGCTTTTCAAAAATTTGACAGCGTTGAACACTATAAAATAGTCCAACGCACAAGCATAATAAACGCAATAGACTATCGCTCACATTTGCTTCTATCAGAAATTTATTTTTACAAACCTGACAATAAGACGGTAAAATTTAAATATTTTTTTGGTGGTATATCTTTTACAGGAGCAACGAATTATAAACGGCAAGAACTAATTGACTATTGCGAATTGATAAAACGGATACGAGACACAACAATAATTAATTCTAAAGGACAAATGGCTATTAGTGCGAGAGTAATAAAATATGGAAAAACTTATATTATAATGGATGGCTATGAATGCATTTACAAAGATGACACTCTTATTCAAATCAATTATTATAAAAACGGAAAGTATGTTGGCAACAAACAGGTGAAGGACAAAATATTTCAAGCAGACAGTTCACAAAAACAGACAGCATCACAACCGCAGACAGTTGTGCAAACAAAGGACAGTTTAGACAAATTCTTTGAAGATTCTGTGATTGATTACATTACTCAAATTGTTCATTCACCAAGAAATGGTGGAAGTACATCCACAAATTATTTTATTAATGGCATCAAAGTTACTAAAGACAAATTTCAAAATAACATTGACAGTTTAAAAAAGGTGACTGCTTCAAATTACTTTAGGTTTTCTACATTTAATGTATCCATTAGCTATGGAAGATATGAGACAATTTATGGCTACAAAAAAGACAGTAAACTTTTCACAGGAAAAATATATGCTTATTCAGAAGACGGCATAGCAACAAAATGGCTTATTTATAGAAAGGGAATCTATATTGGAGACACTTCATTAGACAACAATAAAGAGAAGTAATAATTGACAACTTTGCAATTACAACACCTTTCTCGCAGTCGACAGTTTCGCAGTAAGACAACGCTACTTCTCCGTGGACTCTTGCGCAGGGACAAAATTGCACAGGTGCTAACAGCAAGTTTGCTCTATGCGGGCTAAATCGTAAATTTGGTGTGCAGATTTTCTACGAGCATTTGTCTTGCCGACAAATCCTTCTCCGAAAATCCGCACAGCGCAAACTTGCAAAACGTTATGAACAAGCGCCAAAATACAAAAGACATTTTCTTATATTTGGACAATCATGTAAAATGACTTTACTCTTTTCATCAGACAATTATTCAAACAGCCGCGACAATCTCTCGCGGACAGTTATGCAGTTTGCCGACCGCAGACAAATTCAAAAAAATATTTCACGGGCTGACAATCTCTCACTTCGCTCGACAGTTGCTCCTTCACTGACAGCATTTATAAAAACTACATATAATAAGGCAGCGGGACAGTTACTTTTTCAATTGCTCGTTGCGCAACCGCTGACAGCAGTGCAAAAAATCGGTAGACAAATCCTGCACAGCGGGCTGCTTGCACATGGCGCACAAGCGGAATTTTGCCTTTATAGTTTTTGTGTGCGCCAAGAGCAAGCACCCGCCATGAAAAACCTGCAAGAAAAATATTCACTAAAATTTGTTCAGCAATTACAAAATAATACCTTTATGCTCAATACCCTGTTCTTGCAATTCTTTCTTTTGACAATAAAGTTTTTAAACACCAACTAAAACTTTTTATCATGAAAAAATTTCTACCCACCGCCATCGCATTAATTATTTTTTTTAATGCAAACGCTCAATCAGGAAGTAATTGCAATAATGCAATTCCAATAATTCCAACTGCTACTTGTTCGCCAACTTCTTACACTACCACAGACAGTGTAGTATATCTTTCGTTTGTTGCAAATCAAAAGTATGCGCAAATTGTAGGTGTTTCATCCGTTCCATTAGGAACAGCAGCTCCGCATATTCACAGGTTAACTTTATTTTCTGGCTCATGTTCAACTCTGCAAATAATGGAAGATGAATTTTTACCCAATATTATTGGCGCAACTGAATTGCAGATTGACGCATCTAATCTCACAATTGGAAATACCTATTATGTCCGTTTCACTCGTGAACCTTCGCGTGCAAGTGCAGGATGTGCGCCCACTCCTTCACCAACAGGCGAATGCCATGCATCTATGACTTGGAATTTTAATTTCTGCATTAGTTCACCAAACATACTTATTCCAAAAGATTTTGCTTTAGAGCCTGCTGCAATAAGTCACGCTTATTATACAGGGAAAGGACAAATTATAGATATAAATTATAATCCTCGCCATGATATAAAATGCTATTCGCGTTATTCCTCTCCTGAAATATATGTAAGAGACACTTCTCTCTCTTTCATCTTCGCTCATATTGATACTGCATTTGGAAGTCGTGATTCATTTCAAAGAGTTGATATGAACTTAGTCGCTTCAAATCCCAATGTCCGCAATTTCAAAACAGAAAAAATTTTTGGTTATTTAAATTATTTTCTTCCACACGCTAAAGATGGCGCAACAAACATTAAAGGATATAGCAGAGATATAATTAATGATGTTTATCCGAATATTGATATGCAGTTATACAGCAACAATGCAGGAATGAAATTTTATTTCGTAGTAAGACCTGGTGGAAACGCAGATAATATTGTTATGGATTTTAAAGGCGCAACATCTGTTAATGTAACATCAAGCAAAGGTTTGCTGATAAAAACACCCCTAGGAAATATTAATTTTAATAAAGGAAATGCTTATCAAATAAATCCGGCAGGCAATATTGTTCCTATGCCTTGGCAAGCAGATTTTATTCAAGTTTCTCCAACATCTGTTAAACTTGATATTCGCAGTTATCCTACCAATCTTCCTCTATTTATTGAAATTGATAGAGGACATTCTACACCTCAATCAATACAAAATTTAGATTGGAGCACTTATTATAGCGGAACAGGAGGAGATGAATTTAGAGATGTAAAAACTGATACTTCAGGTAATGTTTATCTAACTGGTTATTCCGGCAGTGTTGATTTTCCTTTTTCAACTGGCGCTTATGATTCTACTCGTCAGGGTGGATGGGATGTTGTCATAGTAAAATTTGATAGCAGCGGAGTTCGCCAATTCGCAACTTATTTGGGCGGTTATCATAATGATATGGGAAGAAGTATCGGAACAGATAAACTTGGAAATGTATACATAGCAGGGTGGACAAAATCTGTAAATTATCCAACAGTTCAGCCTGCGGGTTCTTTTGTTCAACCTAAACTTAATGGAAATGGAGTTACTTTGCCAAATCCATTTTCAGATGTATGTATTTCAAAACTCAATTCTGCTGGCAATACTTTAATCTGGTCAACATTTTATGGAGACACAGCATTTGAAGAAGCCCGTGATTTAGTTATTGATGGAAATCAAAATCTTTATGTTGTAGGAGGTCATCAAACTTATCTTACTACTCCTGTAATTCCTACCTTTACGCAAACAGGCGCATTCAATTCTAATATCGGAACAGGATTCATTTTAAAGTTCGATAAATTCGGAGGGCGTTTATGGGCAACTCGTATTGGCGGTCCGCCATCAGCAGCAAATAATAATACTTCTGCAACAGGACTTAACAGTTGCGCTATTGATGCATCGAACAATTTTTTTGTTACCGGTGCTGCAACTGAAAGTGGCTATCCTGTTCTCAATCCCGCGGGAACTTCATCATATAATACAAATCTGGCAAATACTTTTGATGTAATTGCAACTAAATTTAATCCGAGCGGTGCTATTGTATGGTCAACATATTATGGAAACAAAGGTGATGAAGCAGGAAATGCTATTGATGTTGATAAAAATGGCAATGCTTATATTACCGGATGGACAACAAGTCCAGGTTCTAATCCGATTCAACTTGCATCCGCAGGAGGATGGCCAAAATTTTATCAGCCTTGGTATGGAGGAGGTCAAGATGCATTCATAGCAGAAATTGCTCCTGCCGGAAGCACGCTTTTATGGGGAACTTATCTTGGAGGAGCAGGATACGAAACTGCATTAAATCTTTCATTTGATAATCGTGGCGAT
This DNA window, taken from Bacteroidota bacterium, encodes the following:
- a CDS encoding SBBP repeat-containing protein, which codes for MKKFLPTAIALIIFFNANAQSGSNCNNAIPIIPTATCSPTSYTTTDSVVYLSFVANQKYAQIVGVSSVPLGTAAPHIHRLTLFSGSCSTLQIMEDEFLPNIIGATELQIDASNLTIGNTYYVRFTREPSRASAGCAPTPSPTGECHASMTWNFNFCISSPNILIPKDFALEPAAISHAYYTGKGQIIDINYNPRHDIKCYSRYSSPEIYVRDTSLSFIFAHIDTAFGSRDSFQRVDMNLVASNPNVRNFKTEKIFGYLNYFLPHAKDGATNIKGYSRDIINDVYPNIDMQLYSNNAGMKFYFVVRPGGNADNIVMDFKGATSVNVTSSKGLLIKTPLGNINFNKGNAYQINPAGNIVPMPWQADFIQVSPTSVKLDIRSYPTNLPLFIEIDRGHSTPQSIQNLDWSTYYSGTGGDEFRDVKTDTSGNVYLTGYSGSVDFPFSTGAYDSTRQGGWDVVIVKFDSSGVRQFATYLGGYHNDMGRSIGTDKLGNVYIAGWTKSVNYPTVQPAGSFVQPKLNGNGVTLPNPFSDVCISKLNSAGNTLIWSTFYGDTAFEEARDLVIDGNQNLYVVGGHQTYLTTPVIPTFTQTGAFNSNIGTGFILKFDKFGGRLWATRIGGPPSAANNNTSATGLNSCAIDASNNFFVTGAATESGYPVLNPAGTSSYNTNLANTFDVIATKFNPSGAIVWSTYYGNKGDEAGNAIDVDKNGNAYITGWTTSPGSNPIQLASAGGWPKFYQPWYGGGQDAFIAEIAPAGSTLLWGTYLGGAGYETALNLSFDNRGDLFVVGSLGTSSFAYTGGLPLPNPNAPNAYVKTSPLGYQDGFISTFADHWYIWGTYFGGNGGEVINAASTYKDSKLYITGFSASGNNFPLDSAGGFPTWYQSAHSFNSNGYITRFDLAPILVLAMNEYDDSEIGINVFPNPTSQNILVEIELKEKEDINLSLYNLLGENIYSSSFKNSSGTFKKQISFAYFSSGVYILKIQLGNKTISKKIIKQY